In Elephas maximus indicus isolate mEleMax1 chromosome 4, mEleMax1 primary haplotype, whole genome shotgun sequence, a genomic segment contains:
- the ARF3 gene encoding ADP-ribosylation factor 3 isoform X2 yields MGNIFGNLLKSLIGKKEMRILMVGLDAAGKTTILYKLKLGEIVTTIPTIGFNVETVEYKNISFTVWDVGGQDKIRPLWRHYFQNTQGLIFVVDSNDRERVNEAREELMRMLAEDELRDAVLLVFANKQDLPNAMNAAEITDKLGLHSLRHRNWYIQATCATSGDGLYEGLDWLANQLKNKK; encoded by the exons ATGgggaatatctttggaaaccttcTCAAGAGCCTGATTGGGAAGAAGGAGATGCGCATCCTGATGGTGGGTCTGGATGCTGCAGGAAAGACCACCATCCTGTACAAGCTGAAACTGGGGGAAATTGTcaccaccatccccaccatcG GGTTCAACGTCGAGACTGTGGAATACAAGAACATCAGCTTCACAGTTTGGGATGTTGGTGGCCAGGACAAGATTCGGCCCCTCTGGAGACATTACTTCCAGAACACCCAAG GGTTGATATTTGTGGTGGACAGCAATGATCGGGAGCGAGTAAATGAGGCCCGGGAGGAGCTGATGAGGATGCTGGCGGAGGATGAGCTCCGGGATGCTGTGCTGCTTGTCTTCGCAAACAAACAG GATCTGCCTAATGCTATGAACGCTGCTGAGATCACAGACAAGCTGGGCCTGCATTCCCTGCGTCACCGCAACTGGTACATTCAAGCCACCTGTGCCACCAGCGGGGACGGGCTATACGAAGGCCTGGACTGGCTGGCCAATCAGCTCAAAAACAAGAAGTGA
- the ARF3 gene encoding ADP-ribosylation factor 3 isoform X1, with product MLCHRNESHAVQQEACQSLATGSNPPYQGPGQNEIATAPTWAPLSSEAAAVIMGNIFGNLLKSLIGKKEMRILMVGLDAAGKTTILYKLKLGEIVTTIPTIGFNVETVEYKNISFTVWDVGGQDKIRPLWRHYFQNTQGLIFVVDSNDRERVNEAREELMRMLAEDELRDAVLLVFANKQDLPNAMNAAEITDKLGLHSLRHRNWYIQATCATSGDGLYEGLDWLANQLKNKK from the exons ATGCTTTGCCACCGTAATGAGAGCCATGCTGTTCAACAAGAAGCATGTCAATCACTAGCTACAG GGTCAAATCCTCCATACCAGGGACCAGGCCAAAACGAGATTGCCACTGCCCCCACTTGGGCCCCACTGTCCTCAGAAGCAGCAGCTGTGATCATGgggaatatctttggaaaccttcTCAAGAGCCTGATTGGGAAGAAGGAGATGCGCATCCTGATGGTGGGTCTGGATGCTGCAGGAAAGACCACCATCCTGTACAAGCTGAAACTGGGGGAAATTGTcaccaccatccccaccatcG GGTTCAACGTCGAGACTGTGGAATACAAGAACATCAGCTTCACAGTTTGGGATGTTGGTGGCCAGGACAAGATTCGGCCCCTCTGGAGACATTACTTCCAGAACACCCAAG GGTTGATATTTGTGGTGGACAGCAATGATCGGGAGCGAGTAAATGAGGCCCGGGAGGAGCTGATGAGGATGCTGGCGGAGGATGAGCTCCGGGATGCTGTGCTGCTTGTCTTCGCAAACAAACAG GATCTGCCTAATGCTATGAACGCTGCTGAGATCACAGACAAGCTGGGCCTGCATTCCCTGCGTCACCGCAACTGGTACATTCAAGCCACCTGTGCCACCAGCGGGGACGGGCTATACGAAGGCCTGGACTGGCTGGCCAATCAGCTCAAAAACAAGAAGTGA